The Chryseolinea soli genome contains a region encoding:
- a CDS encoding ADP-ribosylglycohydrolase family protein — MIRRSILCLLLLLSVTAWCQEKKINPPSNGSYKLSKEVLKDKIMGGWAGQTVGVTFGGPTEFRFCGTMIQDYQPIKWYDGYLKNTMVNNPGLYDDIYMDLTFVDVFERKGLDAPLSEFANAYANAGYALWHANQAGRYNILHGIAAPQSGHWLNNPHADCIDYQIESDFAGLMSPGMPNTASEISDKIGHIMNYGDGWYGGVYMGAMYTLAFTSSDIPFIVKEALKTIPAESRFHHVIQDVIQWHQQYPTDWKATWFEIQKKYTNDIGCPEGVFVPFNIDATVNSAYVVLGLLYGQGDFTKTMEITTRAGQDSDCNPSSAGGILGTVLGYKNIPPYWKMGLQESEPLDFKYTTMSLNDVYTIGYNHALKMIARNGGTADDQSVYIKVQQPKAVRLEQSFEGHHPVDKMEIRKTLTDEYTFDFEGIGFVVRGESARWQATSSYVAKTELYIDNKLVENVELPGSFTTRRYELFWKYQLPRQKHTVRVKILNPDEKSPVYLNEFIVYDNKPANTTHP; from the coding sequence ATGATACGACGATCCATTCTATGTTTACTGTTGCTGCTCTCGGTGACGGCGTGGTGCCAGGAGAAAAAAATCAATCCGCCTTCCAACGGGTCTTATAAACTTTCCAAGGAAGTGTTGAAAGACAAGATCATGGGAGGATGGGCCGGCCAGACGGTGGGTGTCACGTTCGGTGGTCCGACCGAATTCAGGTTTTGTGGCACGATGATCCAGGATTATCAACCTATTAAATGGTATGATGGCTATTTGAAAAATACTATGGTAAACAACCCCGGGCTATACGACGACATCTACATGGACCTCACCTTCGTGGACGTGTTCGAACGTAAAGGGTTGGATGCACCTCTCAGCGAATTTGCCAACGCCTACGCCAATGCAGGCTATGCACTATGGCACGCCAACCAGGCAGGACGCTATAACATTTTGCACGGCATCGCTGCACCCCAATCCGGCCACTGGCTCAACAACCCGCATGCCGACTGCATCGACTATCAAATTGAATCTGACTTTGCCGGACTCATGTCGCCGGGCATGCCCAACACGGCGTCGGAGATCAGTGACAAGATCGGTCACATCATGAACTATGGCGATGGCTGGTATGGCGGTGTGTATATGGGCGCGATGTATACGCTGGCATTCACATCGTCTGATATTCCCTTTATTGTGAAGGAGGCGTTGAAGACCATTCCCGCTGAAAGCCGGTTTCACCACGTGATCCAGGATGTTATTCAGTGGCACCAGCAATATCCCACCGACTGGAAAGCAACCTGGTTCGAGATCCAAAAGAAATACACGAACGACATCGGCTGTCCCGAAGGCGTATTTGTTCCTTTCAACATCGACGCCACGGTGAACTCAGCTTATGTCGTGCTGGGTTTGTTGTATGGACAAGGTGATTTCACGAAGACGATGGAGATCACCACGCGGGCGGGTCAGGATTCGGATTGCAATCCGTCTTCGGCCGGGGGCATACTCGGCACCGTGCTGGGTTACAAAAACATTCCGCCCTATTGGAAGATGGGACTCCAGGAGTCGGAGCCGCTCGACTTCAAATACACCACCATGTCGCTAAACGACGTGTATACCATTGGCTACAACCACGCGCTAAAAATGATCGCCCGCAACGGTGGCACGGCAGACGACCAGTCGGTGTACATCAAGGTGCAGCAACCTAAAGCCGTGCGCCTGGAGCAAAGCTTTGAAGGTCATCACCCCGTAGACAAAATGGAGATCCGCAAAACGCTCACGGACGAATACACGTTCGACTTTGAAGGCATCGGCTTTGTGGTGCGTGGCGAATCGGCGCGCTGGCAAGCCACGTCGTCTTATGTGGCCAAGACCGAACTCTACATCGACAACAAGCTCGTCGAGAACGTGGAGCTCCCGGGCAGCTTCACGACGCGGCGGTATGAATTGTTTTGGAAGTATCAACTGCCACGTCAAAAACATACGGTGCGCGTAAAGATCCTGAACCCTGACGAAAAGAGCCCGGTCTACCTGAACGAATTCATCGTGTACGACAATAAGCCTGCGAACACAACCCATCCATAA
- the asnB gene encoding asparagine synthase (glutamine-hydrolyzing) gives MCGITGIFAFNLVGKFNKIHITNATMALEKRGPDFQDIYIDEWVGLGHRRLSIIDTRDVANQPMWDDEKRYCIVFNGEIFNYRELRAELEAKGVTFFTQSDTEVLLKLYIQQKESCLPKLNGFFSFCIYDRQAQTFFLARDRFGIKPLLYLFDEDKFIFASEMKSVLQFGIERNLDHTSLYTYLQLNYIPAPDTIFSNVKKLLPGHYLKISRQKMDMARYYEIPYDREKAESNPLSYDTAKEEFKRLLEASVQRRLVADVPLGSFLSGGIDSSIVAALASKHKPDLHTFSIGYRDEKFFDETHYARLVAKQIKTEHTVFSLTNNDLYTHVHSILNYIDEPFADSSAIAVYILSKETRKHATVALSGDGADEMFAGYNKHAAFRQITDKGWKENLVGALGSLWKVLPKSRSGAITNKIRQLSRFSEGMKLSSRDRYWQWAGYAGKDEAMNMLQPEVRANVGLSDFASRQQNILRGLPEKENINDILLTDMHLVLPDDMLTKVDLMSMANGLEVRVPFLDYEVANFAFSLPVEYKINAGMRKRIVQDAFREILPVELYNRPKKGFEVPLLKWFRGEMRSLIEEELLSEKFISEQGIFDYPTIAVLKRQLFSSNPGDVHARIWGLIVFQWWWRKYMTVKKS, from the coding sequence ATGTGCGGCATTACCGGGATTTTCGCATTCAACCTCGTCGGCAAATTCAACAAGATCCATATTACCAATGCCACCATGGCCCTGGAAAAACGCGGCCCCGATTTCCAGGACATTTACATCGATGAATGGGTCGGCCTGGGCCACCGCCGCCTCTCCATCATCGACACCCGCGACGTGGCCAACCAACCGATGTGGGACGACGAAAAGCGCTACTGCATCGTGTTCAACGGCGAGATCTTCAACTACCGCGAGCTGCGCGCGGAACTGGAAGCCAAGGGAGTGACCTTCTTCACGCAGTCCGACACAGAGGTACTGCTCAAACTCTACATCCAGCAAAAAGAAAGCTGTCTTCCCAAACTCAACGGCTTTTTTTCCTTTTGCATCTACGACCGCCAAGCGCAAACCTTTTTCCTGGCGCGCGACCGTTTTGGTATCAAGCCGTTGCTTTATCTTTTCGACGAAGACAAATTTATTTTCGCCTCCGAAATGAAATCGGTGTTGCAGTTTGGTATCGAACGCAACCTGGATCACACGTCGCTCTACACCTACTTGCAACTCAACTATATTCCCGCGCCGGATACGATTTTCAGCAATGTTAAAAAGTTGCTGCCCGGGCATTACTTGAAGATCAGCCGTCAGAAGATGGACATGGCGCGCTATTACGAGATCCCTTATGATCGCGAGAAAGCCGAAAGCAATCCGCTATCTTACGACACCGCGAAAGAAGAATTCAAGCGCCTGCTGGAAGCCTCCGTGCAACGCCGGTTGGTGGCCGATGTGCCTCTGGGTTCTTTCCTCAGCGGCGGCATCGACTCGTCCATTGTTGCAGCACTGGCCAGTAAACACAAGCCCGATCTGCACACCTTCTCGATCGGCTATCGCGATGAAAAGTTCTTTGACGAAACGCATTATGCGCGGCTGGTCGCCAAACAGATCAAAACGGAGCACACGGTCTTTTCGCTGACCAACAATGACCTCTACACGCACGTACACTCCATCCTAAATTATATTGATGAGCCCTTCGCCGACTCCTCGGCCATCGCGGTATACATCCTCAGCAAGGAAACGCGGAAACACGCCACCGTAGCACTCTCGGGCGATGGAGCAGATGAAATGTTTGCCGGCTACAACAAGCACGCCGCGTTCCGGCAGATCACCGACAAAGGCTGGAAGGAAAATTTAGTGGGCGCGCTCGGTTCGTTATGGAAAGTCCTGCCAAAGTCCCGTAGCGGCGCGATCACAAATAAAATCCGCCAGCTCTCCCGTTTCAGCGAAGGCATGAAGCTCTCGTCCCGCGATCGCTACTGGCAATGGGCTGGCTATGCCGGCAAAGATGAAGCGATGAACATGCTGCAACCCGAGGTGCGCGCCAACGTCGGATTGAGCGACTTTGCATCGCGCCAGCAAAATATTCTTCGCGGTCTCCCCGAAAAAGAAAACATCAACGACATTTTGCTCACCGACATGCACCTTGTGCTCCCGGACGATATGCTCACCAAAGTCGACCTGATGAGCATGGCGAATGGTCTTGAAGTGCGCGTGCCTTTCCTTGATTACGAGGTGGCGAATTTTGCGTTCAGCCTGCCCGTGGAGTATAAGATCAACGCCGGCATGCGGAAGCGGATCGTGCAGGATGCCTTTCGCGAGATCCTTCCCGTGGAACTTTATAACCGGCCGAAGAAAGGATTTGAAGTGCCGTTGCTAAAATGGTTCAGGGGGGAAATGCGGTCGCTTATTGAAGAAGAGCTTTTATCGGAGAAATTTATTTCAGAGCAGGGGATCTTTGATTATCCCACAATCGCCGTACTGAAGCGTCAGCTCTTTTCATCCAATCCCGGCGATGTGCATGCGCGCATCTGGGGGCTGATCGTGTTTCAATGGTGGTGGCGAAAATATATGACGGTAAAGAAATCGTAA
- a CDS encoding carboxylate-amine ligase codes for MTRLKKRLEFKPSAEALTLGVELELQVLDGESLLLTPRAADVMERGEDEKLKPEFFQSTLEVITDVCHTLHAVESDLKHSLQLVSAKAHTLNLKIASTGTHPLADYRERLITPSKRYEELIDRNQWIIRRMAVYGMHVHIGMPSGDTCIRYNYFFMHFLPHILALSGSSPFWQGKYTGLSSCRPTTYEALPTAGMPYLVRNWDEFQKLYRFLIRTQAIESMKDLWWDLRPSPHYGTLELRFCDEPATLYETMAIVTFIQLLAHWFRDHEEEWAKSFTYLHRWIFRENKWRAIRYGLDADVVPTRRGSPKHMRDDIHEWILKLEPYARELNCVEYLSRITEITTKGNSSQRQTRVFQATNDLDAVIRHNVAEFDKGMPLW; via the coding sequence ATGACACGACTAAAAAAGCGACTTGAATTTAAACCGAGCGCCGAGGCACTTACCCTTGGGGTGGAGCTTGAATTGCAGGTTTTGGATGGGGAAAGCCTCCTGCTGACCCCGCGCGCGGCCGATGTGATGGAACGTGGTGAGGACGAAAAACTGAAGCCTGAATTTTTCCAAAGCACGCTGGAAGTGATCACCGACGTTTGCCACACCCTTCATGCCGTGGAATCCGATTTGAAGCATTCGTTGCAATTGGTATCGGCCAAAGCGCACACGTTGAACTTGAAGATCGCCTCAACGGGCACACATCCCTTGGCAGACTATCGCGAGCGGCTCATCACACCGTCCAAACGCTATGAAGAACTGATCGACCGCAATCAATGGATCATCCGCCGCATGGCGGTGTATGGCATGCATGTGCACATCGGTATGCCTTCCGGCGATACCTGCATCCGCTACAATTATTTCTTTATGCATTTTCTCCCCCATATCCTGGCGTTGTCGGGCAGTTCACCGTTCTGGCAAGGAAAATATACCGGGCTGTCCTCCTGCCGCCCGACTACCTACGAAGCATTGCCTACTGCCGGCATGCCCTACCTCGTGCGGAATTGGGATGAATTTCAGAAGCTGTATCGCTTCCTCATCCGAACCCAAGCCATCGAAAGCATGAAAGACCTTTGGTGGGATTTGCGCCCGAGTCCGCACTATGGCACACTCGAATTGCGCTTCTGTGACGAACCCGCCACCTTATATGAGACCATGGCCATCGTCACGTTCATTCAACTCCTGGCCCACTGGTTTCGCGACCACGAAGAAGAATGGGCAAAATCATTTACGTACCTGCATCGCTGGATCTTCCGTGAAAATAAATGGCGCGCCATCCGCTACGGCCTCGACGCCGACGTGGTGCCCACACGCCGCGGCAGCCCGAAACACATGCGCGACGATATCCACGAATGGATCCTGAAACTGGAGCCCTATGCGCGGGAATTGAACTGCGTAGAATATCTATCGCGCATCACCGAGATCACCACCAAAGGCAACAGCTCCCAACGCCAAACCCGCGTCTTCCAAGCCACCAACGACCTCGACGCCGTCATCCGCCACAACGTCGCCGAATTCGACAAAGGCATGCCGCTATGGTAG
- a CDS encoding FAD-binding oxidoreductase — MAFAEVSNDIIGQFAAIVGESNIVIDPAQRYNYSHDETEDYSFLPDVVLKPGTPEEISQIMKLCHEHVIPVTPRGGGTGLSGGALPVQKGVVVSMERFNRILGIDELNLQATVEPGVITEVFQNAVKAKGLFYPPDPASRGTCFIGGNVSENSGGPKAVKYGVTRDYVLNLQVVLPTGEIIWTGANVLKNSTGYNLTQLMCGSEGTLGIITKIVFKLRGLPQKDVLLLIPFATNEEACKGIAEIFRAGVTPSGMEFFEREGAMLTIDYCEKIYAAKVTTPFSENMNAYLLCELDGNDDEVLMRDAERVMGVVENFQVGEILFADTAAQKEELWKIRKNLSPAVNAYTLTRAEDVVVPRANLPKLIVGIKAIGQEYGFNSVCYGHLGDGNLHINVLKESINEEDWNTKVVDGIGEIFKLTVSLGGTLSGEHGIGIAKRPYMHLAMQEANLEVMRGIKRVFDPRGILNPGKIF, encoded by the coding sequence ATGGCATTTGCAGAAGTTTCCAACGACATCATCGGGCAGTTTGCCGCCATCGTAGGCGAATCGAACATTGTTATTGATCCTGCGCAGCGCTACAACTACTCGCACGATGAAACGGAAGACTATTCATTCCTTCCTGACGTGGTCCTGAAACCGGGCACCCCCGAGGAGATCAGCCAGATCATGAAGCTCTGTCACGAACACGTCATCCCCGTCACCCCACGCGGGGGCGGTACGGGCCTCAGCGGCGGGGCGCTCCCCGTGCAGAAGGGCGTGGTCGTTTCTATGGAACGTTTCAATCGTATTCTTGGTATAGACGAACTCAACCTCCAGGCCACTGTCGAGCCGGGGGTGATCACGGAAGTGTTCCAGAATGCCGTAAAAGCCAAAGGCCTTTTCTATCCCCCCGACCCTGCCAGCCGGGGCACCTGCTTTATCGGCGGCAACGTGTCGGAAAACAGCGGCGGGCCCAAGGCCGTGAAATATGGGGTGACGCGCGACTACGTGCTGAACCTCCAGGTCGTGTTGCCCACCGGCGAGATCATCTGGACGGGGGCCAACGTATTGAAAAATTCAACCGGCTATAACCTTACTCAATTGATGTGCGGCAGCGAAGGCACCCTGGGCATCATCACCAAGATCGTGTTCAAGCTGCGTGGCCTACCTCAAAAAGACGTGTTGCTGCTCATCCCGTTTGCCACCAACGAAGAAGCCTGCAAAGGCATCGCCGAAATATTCCGCGCCGGCGTAACCCCCAGCGGCATGGAGTTCTTTGAACGCGAAGGGGCCATGCTCACGATTGATTACTGCGAAAAGATCTACGCCGCCAAAGTGACCACACCCTTCTCCGAAAACATGAACGCCTACCTCCTCTGCGAACTCGACGGCAACGACGACGAGGTGCTCATGCGCGACGCCGAGCGGGTGATGGGGGTAGTGGAGAATTTCCAGGTGGGTGAGATCCTGTTTGCCGACACCGCTGCGCAAAAAGAAGAGCTGTGGAAGATCCGCAAGAACCTCTCCCCTGCTGTGAATGCCTACACGCTTACACGGGCAGAAGACGTGGTGGTTCCGCGCGCCAACCTGCCTAAGCTTATCGTGGGCATTAAAGCGATCGGGCAGGAATATGGATTCAACTCCGTTTGCTATGGGCATTTGGGTGATGGCAACCTGCACATCAATGTTTTGAAAGAATCCATCAACGAAGAGGATTGGAATACCAAAGTAGTAGACGGTATCGGGGAGATCTTTAAGCTAACGGTTAGCCTGGGGGGGACACTTTCGGGGGAGCATGGCATTGGGATTGCGAAGCGGCCGTATATGCACCTGGCGATGCAGGAGGCAAATTTGGAGGTGATGCGGGGGATTAAGCGGGTGTTTGATCCCAGGGGGATCTTGAATCCAGGGAAGATATTTTAA
- a CDS encoding isoaspartyl peptidase/L-asparaginase family protein has protein sequence MKKTRRDFLKLSALGAGMLPMAQSLAATPEATKPIVLSTWNFGLAANEAAWKILSANGRALDAVEAGARVPEADPKETSVGLGGLPDRDGRVTLDACIMDEHDGCGSVAFLEHIVHPISVARLVMEKTPHVMLVGEGALQFALANGFKKEKLLTKESEQAWKEWTKKSEYKPVANIENHDTIGIIALDANGNLSGACTTSGMAYKMHGRVGDSPIIGAGLYVDNEIGAATSTGVGEEVIRIVGCHLVVELMRQGHSPQEACQLAVERILKKNPAKAKEVQVGFLALNKNGEYGAYCLQKGFTYAKYDPTGNKLFDSKSNF, from the coding sequence ATGAAAAAAACACGCAGAGATTTCTTGAAGTTGTCGGCCTTGGGTGCGGGCATGTTGCCTATGGCTCAAAGCCTGGCCGCTACACCAGAGGCCACCAAGCCCATCGTACTCTCCACCTGGAACTTCGGCCTGGCCGCCAACGAGGCCGCCTGGAAAATACTCTCTGCCAACGGCCGTGCCCTCGACGCGGTAGAGGCCGGCGCCCGTGTTCCCGAAGCCGACCCGAAAGAAACTTCCGTTGGTTTAGGAGGGTTGCCCGACCGCGACGGCCGCGTCACCCTCGATGCCTGCATCATGGACGAGCATGACGGCTGTGGATCCGTGGCTTTCCTCGAGCACATCGTCCATCCCATCTCCGTGGCGCGTTTGGTGATGGAGAAGACTCCTCACGTCATGCTGGTCGGTGAAGGGGCACTACAGTTCGCTTTGGCCAACGGTTTTAAAAAAGAGAAACTGCTGACAAAAGAATCGGAGCAGGCGTGGAAAGAATGGACCAAAAAATCGGAATACAAACCGGTAGCCAACATCGAGAACCACGATACCATCGGCATCATTGCCCTGGATGCGAATGGTAATTTATCCGGCGCTTGCACCACTAGTGGCATGGCCTACAAAATGCACGGTCGTGTAGGTGATTCTCCCATCATCGGCGCAGGGCTGTATGTCGACAACGAAATTGGCGCCGCCACCTCCACCGGTGTGGGCGAAGAAGTGATCCGCATCGTGGGCTGCCACCTCGTGGTAGAATTGATGCGACAAGGTCACTCGCCCCAGGAAGCTTGTCAGCTCGCCGTCGAGCGCATCCTCAAAAAAAATCCCGCGAAGGCGAAAGAAGTACAAGTTGGTTTCCTGGCCCTGAACAAGAATGGTGAATATGGCGCCTACTGTTTACAAAAAGGATTTACCTACGCCAAGTACGACCCCACCGGAAACAAACTCTTTGATTCTAAAAGCAACTTCTAA
- a CDS encoding nucleoside hydrolase — translation MRLTFLLLLLISVSSLAQRTKTVKIILDTDFGNDCDDAAALAVLHQLAYHGEAEILGVVYPMNDDMGAPAIDAENTYYGKPNIPVGTYKGTYEYKDKHNDLYNSKLAELPNDLKSGKNAPDAVALYRKILAAQPDQGVTIVVVGPQRLVADLLQSKADSLSPLDGTALVKKKVLQLVVMGTAYPKGHEWNIRICPDAAQYVEEHWPTPVVYSGLEIGIAIMTGERLFTETPENNPVRIAFGTNPGLDAKKNRHSWDQTAVLYAVRGVRDYWTLGTGFPQITEDGKNSWVVSKGNRHYLIAKKGIPEMKKILEDMMVAAPK, via the coding sequence ATGAGACTCACCTTCCTCCTGCTTCTCCTGATCAGCGTCTCCTCCCTCGCGCAAAGAACAAAGACAGTCAAGATCATTCTCGACACCGACTTTGGCAATGACTGCGACGACGCGGCCGCTTTGGCCGTCTTGCATCAATTGGCCTACCACGGCGAGGCCGAAATTCTGGGCGTAGTCTATCCCATGAACGACGACATGGGTGCTCCGGCGATCGATGCCGAAAATACATATTACGGGAAACCCAATATTCCCGTGGGCACCTACAAAGGAACTTATGAATACAAAGACAAGCACAACGATCTTTATAACAGCAAGCTGGCGGAGCTGCCCAACGATCTGAAGTCGGGGAAGAATGCGCCGGATGCCGTTGCTTTATATCGCAAGATCCTTGCCGCGCAACCCGATCAGGGCGTGACCATTGTGGTGGTGGGTCCCCAGCGTTTAGTGGCCGACCTGCTTCAATCCAAGGCGGATTCGCTCAGCCCGTTGGACGGCACGGCGTTGGTGAAGAAAAAAGTGCTGCAGTTGGTGGTGATGGGGACGGCCTATCCGAAAGGTCACGAGTGGAACATTCGCATTTGTCCGGATGCGGCGCAGTACGTAGAAGAGCATTGGCCAACCCCGGTGGTGTATTCCGGGTTGGAGATCGGCATAGCGATCATGACCGGCGAGCGGTTGTTCACCGAGACGCCGGAAAATAACCCGGTGCGCATTGCTTTTGGAACCAATCCTGGGTTGGATGCAAAAAAGAACCGGCATAGTTGGGATCAGACCGCGGTGCTGTATGCCGTGAGAGGGGTGCGTGATTATTGGACGCTGGGGACGGGGTTCCCTCAGATCACAGAGGATGGGAAGAATAGTTGGGTGGTCTCTAAAGGAAACCGGCATTATTTGATCGCCAAGAAAGGGATACCGGAGATGAAAAAGATTTTGGAGGATATGATGGTCGCGGCTCCGAAGTAA
- a CDS encoding GRP family sugar transporter: MFILESYTVAVLFCFITMLCWGSWANTQKLAEKSWRFELFYWDYVLGIFLLSLLFALTLGSMGEHGRSFRADFAQSDVASLRSAFLGGVIFNLANILLIAAISIAGMSVAFPVGIGIALIWGVLDNYLKVPAGNPAVIFTGVALIAIGIVVNAVAYKKSSGSAQKVSSKGLIISVVAGVLMAQFYGFVVSGMAHDFVNPEAGKLTPYTAIVVFAAGIFVSNILFNTVLMRMPVEGAPVSYDDYFKGNFKSHITGILGGVIWCIGMSFSILASDKAGPAISYGLGQGAVLVAAVWGVFIWKEFKTAPKGVNTLLLVMFVCFFFGLGLLVYSKTA; the protein is encoded by the coding sequence ATGTTCATTCTAGAAAGTTATACCGTCGCCGTGCTGTTCTGTTTTATTACCATGCTTTGCTGGGGCTCGTGGGCCAACACGCAGAAGCTGGCGGAAAAGTCATGGCGCTTTGAATTGTTCTATTGGGATTATGTATTGGGCATCTTCCTGCTGTCGCTCCTCTTCGCGCTCACCCTGGGCAGCATGGGCGAACACGGACGCAGCTTCCGGGCCGACTTTGCACAGTCCGACGTGGCGAGCCTTCGTTCAGCGTTTTTGGGCGGTGTGATATTCAACCTGGCAAACATTCTGCTCATCGCCGCCATTTCTATTGCCGGGATGTCGGTGGCGTTTCCAGTAGGCATTGGCATCGCGTTGATCTGGGGTGTGTTGGATAATTATTTGAAAGTACCGGCGGGTAATCCGGCCGTTATTTTTACGGGCGTTGCGCTCATTGCCATTGGGATTGTTGTGAATGCGGTGGCCTATAAAAAATCATCCGGCAGCGCGCAGAAGGTCTCGTCAAAAGGGTTGATCATTTCTGTGGTAGCGGGTGTGCTCATGGCGCAGTTCTATGGGTTCGTCGTATCGGGGATGGCCCACGACTTTGTGAACCCCGAGGCAGGTAAGCTCACACCGTATACGGCGATCGTCGTTTTCGCGGCGGGTATTTTTGTCAGCAACATTTTGTTCAACACCGTGTTGATGCGCATGCCGGTGGAAGGCGCGCCCGTGAGCTATGACGATTATTTCAAGGGCAATTTCAAAAGTCACATCACCGGCATTTTGGGTGGCGTGATCTGGTGCATCGGTATGTCGTTCAGCATCCTCGCGTCGGACAAGGCGGGGCCGGCCATTTCATACGGCCTGGGTCAAGGAGCGGTGCTGGTGGCGGCCGTGTGGGGTGTCTTTATCTGGAAAGAATTCAAGACTGCACCCAAAGGTGTGAACACCCTCCTGTTGGTGATGTTCGTTTGCTTTTTCTTTGGACTTGGTTTATTGGTTTACTCCAAAACAGCGTAG
- the rbsK gene encoding ribokinase — protein MPGKSILVVGSSNTDMVIKTAKFPDPGETLLGGTFFMFPGGKGANQAVAAARLGGDVTFIAKLGNDIFGQQALQQFQKEGIHTDFILTDPQHPSGVALITVDAKGENTIVVAQGSNGTLAADDLAKAGKEFERADTVLLQLEIPIPTVVHAAQLAAKAGKKVILNPAPATTLPETVFKDLYLITPNRSEAETLTGLSVRDASAISSVSKWFRDKGVQKVVITLGGEGAYVHDERGGRYIAAPRVNAVDTTAAGDVFNGALAVALAEGTSLDEAVQFANRAAALSVTRMGAQASAPYRDELTSLL, from the coding sequence ATGCCCGGAAAATCCATTCTCGTCGTCGGCAGCTCCAACACCGATATGGTGATCAAGACTGCCAAATTTCCAGACCCCGGCGAGACCCTCCTCGGTGGCACTTTTTTTATGTTCCCCGGTGGCAAAGGTGCTAACCAGGCCGTGGCTGCCGCGCGATTGGGTGGCGATGTTACCTTCATCGCCAAACTGGGCAACGACATTTTCGGACAACAGGCCCTGCAGCAATTCCAGAAAGAAGGCATTCACACCGATTTTATATTGACCGACCCCCAGCATCCCTCCGGCGTAGCATTGATCACGGTGGATGCAAAGGGCGAAAACACCATCGTGGTAGCCCAAGGGTCCAACGGCACACTCGCAGCCGACGATCTGGCAAAAGCCGGAAAAGAATTCGAGCGGGCGGATACGGTCTTGTTGCAATTGGAAATCCCCATCCCCACCGTTGTCCATGCCGCGCAACTTGCCGCGAAGGCCGGAAAGAAAGTCATACTCAATCCCGCTCCAGCCACGACGTTGCCGGAGACGGTCTTCAAAGATCTTTACCTCATCACCCCAAACCGGTCGGAAGCCGAGACGCTCACTGGTCTGTCCGTACGCGACGCCTCGGCCATTAGCTCCGTGTCAAAATGGTTCAGGGATAAGGGGGTTCAAAAAGTGGTGATCACCCTCGGCGGCGAAGGCGCGTATGTTCACGACGAACGCGGCGGCCGTTACATCGCCGCACCGCGCGTGAATGCAGTGGACACGACAGCCGCTGGCGATGTGTTTAACGGCGCACTGGCCGTTGCCCTGGCAGAAGGCACTTCGCTGGACGAAGCCGTTCAGTTTGCCAATCGCGCGGCGGCGCTTTCCGTCACGCGCATGGGTGCACAAGCCTCGGCGCCTTATCGAGATGAATTAACCTCCTTATTATGA
- a CDS encoding C40 family peptidase, with protein MCSCAAHKVRQADAREIKVDKVISTARTFIGTPYKYGGTTRNGMDCSGLLINSFQAVNVALPRSSEAQSKVGEEVTMKELEPGDLVFFATGRRKREVTHVGLVTDVRGKEDVKFIHSSSSLGVVETNLYAEYYQKRFRGARRVIIE; from the coding sequence TTGTGTTCCTGTGCCGCCCACAAGGTGAGACAAGCCGACGCTCGCGAGATCAAGGTTGACAAGGTGATCTCCACAGCACGCACCTTCATCGGTACACCGTACAAGTATGGAGGAACTACCCGGAACGGCATGGACTGCTCGGGGTTGCTCATCAATTCGTTTCAGGCCGTGAACGTCGCGCTGCCCCGAAGCAGCGAGGCCCAAAGCAAAGTAGGCGAAGAGGTGACGATGAAAGAACTGGAGCCGGGCGACCTCGTGTTTTTCGCCACCGGTAGAAGAAAAAGAGAAGTAACACACGTAGGGCTGGTCACAGACGTGAGGGGAAAGGAAGATGTGAAATTTATCCATTCTTCCAGTTCGCTGGGAGTGGTGGAGACCAACCTGTATGCCGAATACTATCAAAAACGTTTCCGCGGCGCACGCCGGGTGATCATTGAATAA